In one Legionella clemsonensis genomic region, the following are encoded:
- a CDS encoding MFS transporter, which yields MDATYEIKKNKIKQIIAWVLYDFANSSYFVVIFTFVFATYFTNEIADNVIKGTALWGYTISASALLVAMMSPFAGAIADYGGHHKGWLFFYTYLAVVNIACLWFAYPNETSIPLALTCIFISSFALEVGAVFYNAFLIKLAPIAYLGRISGWAWGCGYLGGLLCLIIALYLCVDGFIALWLGTRDAANVRSVTLLVAIWIVIFSLPFFLIVKQQPGKKLTPRKAIKKGGKELLGTLKGLLLQKDLLLFLIARIVYIDGLDALLALGGIYAAGTFKLSLSEVMTFGIIINITAGIGAAIFAWCDDLMGSKKTILMALSGLISVYCFLLFVTKVTLFWLFAPAIGLFVGPIQAASRTLLARLAKPEEITQMFGLYNLSGKATSFLGPLAVGAVTEFANSQRIGMTMLIPFFIVGGILLLLVREPRSVDIATILAEKS from the coding sequence ATGGATGCTACTTATGAAATTAAAAAGAACAAAATCAAACAAATTATTGCGTGGGTACTTTATGATTTTGCTAATTCCTCTTACTTCGTCGTCATATTTACCTTTGTTTTTGCCACTTATTTTACCAATGAAATTGCAGACAATGTGATTAAAGGCACGGCATTGTGGGGCTATACCATTTCTGCTTCTGCGCTTTTAGTAGCAATGATGAGTCCATTTGCCGGAGCAATAGCAGATTATGGCGGACATCATAAAGGATGGTTATTTTTTTATACTTATTTGGCTGTAGTTAACATAGCCTGCTTGTGGTTCGCTTATCCCAACGAAACCTCTATTCCACTTGCCCTGACATGTATTTTTATTAGCAGCTTTGCATTGGAGGTTGGCGCTGTTTTTTATAATGCTTTTCTTATAAAGTTGGCGCCCATTGCTTATCTTGGCCGCATTTCAGGTTGGGCCTGGGGTTGTGGTTATTTAGGAGGGCTTTTGTGCCTGATTATTGCCTTGTATCTATGCGTCGATGGCTTTATTGCCCTATGGCTTGGTACGCGAGATGCTGCCAATGTGCGTTCGGTAACCTTATTGGTAGCAATATGGATCGTTATTTTCAGTTTACCCTTCTTTTTAATAGTTAAGCAGCAACCCGGAAAGAAACTTACACCTCGTAAGGCGATAAAAAAAGGCGGAAAAGAATTATTAGGCACCCTAAAAGGCTTATTGTTACAAAAAGATTTACTATTATTCTTAATTGCACGCATTGTGTATATTGATGGGCTGGATGCCTTGTTGGCGCTAGGTGGAATTTATGCTGCTGGAACTTTCAAACTAAGCTTAAGCGAGGTCATGACATTTGGTATTATTATTAACATTACTGCTGGTATTGGTGCTGCGATATTTGCCTGGTGTGATGATTTAATGGGTTCAAAGAAAACTATTTTAATGGCGTTGTCAGGTCTTATCAGTGTGTATTGTTTTCTACTGTTTGTAACAAAAGTTACTTTATTTTGGCTATTTGCACCAGCAATTGGGCTTTTTGTAGGGCCCATACAAGCAGCAAGTCGCACCCTTTTAGCGCGCTTGGCCAAACCTGAGGAAATTACCCAAATGTTTGGTTTATATAATCTCTCAGGCAAGGCAACCAGTTTTTTAGGACCATTGGCTGTAGGGGCTGTGACTGAATTTGCTAATAGTCAACGAATAGGAATGACCATGTTGATTCCTTTTTTTATTGTCGGAGGGATTTTATTATTGCTTGTTCGAGAGCCAAGATCTGTTGACATTGCTACCATCCTGGCCGAAAAGTCCTGA
- a CDS encoding cyclic nucleotide-binding domain-containing protein, whose translation MDSVFLGKNTIDQIKPLLDQLETSRLGQYLNQQELEILIRHSKIVSFLPGEVILKQGKHTNGIYIIVEGQVAITARVMGQGVTNIETLGAGCFVGEICFIEKVPCPTSVIASVQVKCLFINDTYFELLSAYYPEIKYKILDTLSLQVCGRLKRVHDKVTEYITNSDMVSLSFFGKVAYTFNQPKVIALEEENKEKLMKIPPLTLFSKDELHEMFKRMELIEASKNCKLIYQGKQQPICYIVIKGAVQSSIVHDNKQAKLSVIGPETLFAGVACIDNDSSYTVTFLTCEQALLLKISDTALKYFQENHPQLWYKLFGLICASLVALEKSIDKLDIRLHIETYNR comes from the coding sequence ATGGATAGTGTGTTTTTAGGAAAAAATACCATCGACCAAATTAAGCCACTACTTGATCAACTGGAAACAAGCAGGCTGGGACAATACCTTAATCAACAAGAATTAGAGATTTTGATAAGACACAGTAAGATTGTTAGTTTTTTGCCTGGAGAAGTTATTCTTAAGCAGGGAAAGCATACCAATGGCATTTATATTATTGTTGAAGGTCAGGTGGCCATTACTGCGAGAGTGATGGGACAAGGTGTGACTAATATTGAAACACTGGGAGCAGGATGCTTTGTTGGTGAAATCTGTTTTATCGAAAAAGTACCCTGCCCTACCTCTGTAATTGCCAGTGTACAAGTTAAATGTTTATTCATCAATGATACCTATTTTGAATTATTATCAGCCTATTATCCTGAAATAAAGTACAAGATTCTGGATACGCTTTCGCTCCAGGTGTGTGGTCGTTTAAAACGCGTGCATGACAAAGTCACTGAATACATCACTAATTCTGATATGGTGAGCCTGTCTTTTTTTGGTAAGGTCGCTTATACCTTTAACCAACCTAAAGTTATTGCTCTTGAAGAGGAAAATAAAGAAAAACTTATGAAGATTCCCCCTTTAACCTTATTTTCCAAAGATGAATTACATGAAATGTTTAAACGGATGGAACTGATAGAAGCCTCTAAGAATTGCAAATTAATCTATCAGGGCAAACAGCAACCAATTTGCTATATCGTGATTAAGGGAGCGGTGCAATCCAGTATTGTACATGATAATAAACAAGCAAAATTATCGGTTATTGGTCCTGAAACTCTTTTTGCCGGTGTTGCTTGTATTGATAATGATTCATCCTATACCGTCACTTTTTTAACCTGTGAACAAGCGCTTTTATTAAAAATATCAGATACAGCGCTTAAATATTTTCAAGAGAATCATCCTCAGCTTTGGTATAAGCTGTTTGGTCTTATCTGTGCTTCTCTGGTTGCGCTGGAAAAATCCATTGATAAGCTAGATATCAGGCTTCATATTGAAACTTATAACAGGTAA